TTCCCCCCTTCAAATTTCACGTAAACTGTCGCCACAATGGATGGAGGAGGTGTTGTCAACGACGCTTTGTTGTGTTCAAAATAACGCTTGCTTCGACCAACTGGTTCAAGATCGTTTCTATCCGAAGCGATCATTCAACACTTTACACCTGAGGATTTTTCGATGAAAATGTTTCAAACAACACTGACGGCTTTCGCTGCAATTGGCATGTTGACTTTCGCGATTGGCTGCCAACCACCAGCAACCGATGAGATCGATGTCACAATTGGCACCGAAGAAGTGGATGAGATCGATTCCAACACAACGATGGGTGTCGAGACTCCGGACAGCAATACGACTCTCGGTGCCGAGACGCCCGATAGCGAAACTCCGTAAGACTGCCGCTCAGGAAGACGGTTATCTCCAACCGTGCGACGATAGACGCCGGATACATGAAATTTCGTCATGACCGCTTTAACCATCTCGTAGTGGTGCTTTCGGGCATCGCTACGGCAATGGTTGTTTTATTGGCCTTGATGGGTCGAATATGGTGGTGTGAAGCGGGTGACCTTTCGCTTTGGTCTTGGGATGTCTGGTCCCGTCATAATTCACAGCACCTGCTAGATCCCTATTCGCTATCCCATCTTGAGCATGGATTGGCACTGTGGGTCATTTTCTCTTTAGCGTTTCGCGGCAAGATTAGCCGCTCCTCTATCTTCATCTTAATAGCTACGATCGAAGCGGTTTGGGAAGTAGCCGAAAATACGCCCTTGATGATCAATCGTTATCGTGAAGCAACGATATCGCTTGATTATACAGGCGACAGTATTTTGAATTCTTTAAGCGACTATCTAATGTGTTTGATCGGTGCAATCGCGGCAGCGTCGTTTCGGCTTCGGGCCAGCATCGTTACCGTTTCCATCCTTGAAGTGGTTTGCCTCTTCTGGATTCGGGATTCTCTAATCGTTAACATGATCATGTTAATTTATCCAATCGATGCGATCCGAATTTGGCAATCGGAATCGATACCAGCCATTGCGTTGATTGCCAAGTGATGTTTATAGGACAAAAGTTCAGCAACCGGATTAGCGGATGAAGAAATCAACAAAAGCAAATCAATCGAACGGTAAAAAATCGGTCACGCTGCAC
The DNA window shown above is from Novipirellula aureliae and carries:
- a CDS encoding DUF2585 family protein; its protein translation is MKFRHDRFNHLVVVLSGIATAMVVLLALMGRIWWCEAGDLSLWSWDVWSRHNSQHLLDPYSLSHLEHGLALWVIFSLAFRGKISRSSIFILIATIEAVWEVAENTPLMINRYREATISLDYTGDSILNSLSDYLMCLIGAIAAASFRLRASIVTVSILEVVCLFWIRDSLIVNMIMLIYPIDAIRIWQSESIPAIALIAK